In the Arachis ipaensis cultivar K30076 chromosome B10, Araip1.1, whole genome shotgun sequence genome, one interval contains:
- the LOC107623313 gene encoding regulatory-associated protein of TOR 1, with translation MLLLRLICGLQPHTQRVEKVVGIGFQPGLDPGKIVSASQAGDIQFLDIRNHSSAYLTIEAHRGPLTALAVRRHAPIIASGSAKQLIKVFSLEGDQLGTIRYYPVLPLWLRKLGLSAALISTHTKSCLLLVLQMHVSVSMLMKTLKQDESTVVVPHPPSLDFIGCLQLRRVHDTCLRKAMLISCCWMIMQYLGQ, from the exons ATGTTGCTTCTTAGGCTTATCTGTGGATTACAACCACATACACAGAGAGTAGAAAAGGTGGTGGGGATTGGCTTTCAACCTGGACTAGACCCAGGAAAG ATTGTTAGTGCTTCTCAGGCTGGAGATATTCAATTCCTTGATATAAGAAATCATAGTAGCGCCTATCTTACCATTGAAGCTCACCGGGGCCCACTCACAGCTTTAGCTGTACGTAGACACGCTCCAATCATTGCCAGTGGCTCAGCCAAGCAACTTATTAAAGTTTTCAGCCTTGAAGGAGATCAACTAGGCACTATTCGATACTATCCAGTCCTACCCTTATGGCTCAGAAAATTGGGTCTGTCAGCTGCCTTAATTTCCACCCATACCAAGTCTTGCTTGCTGCTGGTACTGCAGATGCATGTGTCTGTATCTATGCTGATGAAAACACTCAAGCAAGATGAATCTACAGTTGTTGTCCCTCACCCCCCTTCTCTTGATTTCATTGGTTGTCTCCAGCTCAGAAGAGTGCATGATACATGTCTAAGGAAAGCCATGCTTATTTCTTGCTGTTGGATGATCATGCAATACCTCGGCCAATGA